The genomic region GTTGTGTGCTCAAGGAGTGAACGATTATTggaaatataatgactactagtaATCTTCCCTTAACTAAATTTTATCTTTAAGAAAAACTCTTAAAATATTACACAAATTTCCAATCAAATAAGGTACATATTTGACCATTCCATAGAGTTGAGGGGTTTTGGCTATAGGGCTGATAGAATGCACCAACCCCATAGTGTATTTATAAGATAGAATGCATTGGTCCCATAGTGTATTTATAAGTCTTAACTTATAAATACactaggggagagggaccaatagTCGTGAGGGCTGACTTCATCAATGTGTAACCAtcacatggaatatcgtaagaccttcatttttttttagaaatgtataATGGACGCTtgactatctacaactaaggtttgaagacATGACGAATCATGCGACTCGTCAAAATAACACGTCTAGTGCAAACTGTcgaaaaatgactttttaaagattcaaccaaaacttaatctaaaaatccctagtagttgaataaaaaaatatcatttgtaattagTATGATATtgtatttttatgtaaaatatagtTTATATGCAACTTAAATGGGCCAAATACCTGttagtaatcataaatgtgtgttatctctaacttttatatccaacaccaaaggaccaatagttgaacacaaaataATATTAGTTGttataaaaacaacatattataatataaaatacaacttatattgaacacaaatggaccaattgTTAAACACTAAAACCTTTGGACAATCCCTCACATTTTATGAAAAAAgacaaggtatttattgtgtttACCTTCTATATTTGTGATAAAcaaattattaatataaaatacttcaatgcatatacattgctaccccaatagatgtacacataagaataatattttttcactatgataTAAGTACTTGTTTAAGTAAGCAACTTAATTTATTAAATGAACATATCATTTTATAAATGACACATttatagtggatagctatgatgttttatttgaaacagaaaattatttatttcacttgttaGTGAATGTATTTATGCctttttcatatatatttatagGTTCTATTgtgttcaagtattggtccattttgaccaacatttggtaTTTTTTTCATTTACATATGAATAATTGATTTATAATGTATAATATAAATATGTGACAAGACTCGATATTACAGACACAAATAGACGTACAACTATTGAACCTTGTACAACTATGGACGTgcctattctagctccaaaacggcagtacgaattgactaacatgcgtgttagtcgtgcgttttacaccgtcgattttgcaataaatgatcacgattgactaacacatcgctatcacattgtacgaaaggtctgttttgaagccagaatagcttCGGCCTACAACTATCAGCCCCTCTTCCTTATAAGACATGTGCATTCTATCAGCCTCATAGACTAGTTGTTACAACTGAAGTGCATTCACACCATCCTTGACAATAGTTCTAACATGAAAATTTGTTTAACTTCAATGTCTTCCCCATAAAATTAGCCTCGTGACTACCGACCATTAAGATCTTTTTCCACAACCAATGAAGGTGGACCTGGTAACAAAAGATAAGGATGGGAACGGGGCGGCTGTTCCTCTCTATGCTTTTGTTTTATGCTTCCACTGATATTTACTTTGATAAAGCAATATATGTATTATTACtttttaagaaaattagttaataagAGTATTATATAATTAGCATAAATCCACTTCTCAGTCGATTGAGCAATGACTGAACAGAAGGAAAGTTTTCACTAATTACTGACTGACAGAAAGGTATATGGCGCAAAACTGGGTTAGGCTTTGTTAGAAAGTCCATGGTTTTATTATTTTAGGCTATAAAATGAGTGTGGAATGTTCCAATATAGGTGAGTGTGGAATGTTCCATATAAATGAATAAGGTTTTATAATGGAGTGTTGTGTATGATTAGATAACTTCAGTTTGCTGATAATAGTTAGCAGATTTACAGGTTCTATGAATTCTATTTTTGAGCAGATTTATAGGTTTTGGAAATTCTATTTGTCCAATTCAGCCGCGCTTTATAAAATCCTGTAGTTTTGTTTGCTTTACAAGATCTTGTAGTTTTGTTGGCTGCTTCGAATTCTATTTTTGAGCACTGAACTTTTCCTGTCCAATTGAGCCGCGCTTTTGGTTGACACAGGCACAGGTATGGCTCAACGGCTCATTCACCTGATGACGCCCTACCAGATGGGTTCATTTACTTTGTCTCACAGGTCTCTTCTTCGCCTCTGCACACTGCACATCTCTGTTTTATCTCTTTTTTTTAAGGGTTTCTGTATGTTTTAAATCCTTTTTCTCTTGGCAATTTGATTTGCGTTGCAGAGTGGTTTTAGCCCCCTTAACAAGGCAAAGATCATACGATTACATGCCTCAACCACATGCCATCACTTATTACACTCAGAGAACAACTCCAGGTGGCCTATTGATCTCAGAAGCAGCTGTTATTTCTGAAACAGGATTAGGGTGGgtgagaaatttatttatttttactctgGAGAAATAAGCTCCCAGAATGGCGCAGGGTTTCAGGACTTATAGCAATCGAAATTCTCCGTTTTATACTAGGTCTCCACGGATGCCTGGAATATGGACGAAGGAGCACGTTGAAGCGTGGAAGCCCATCGTCAGTGCCGTCCATGATAAAGGAGGCATTTTCTTCTGTCAAATATTTCATACTGGAAGATATTCCCATGTTGGTCTGTGTTTATTTATATACTGGTTTCTACTTGTAATTTCAATCCCATACAAGAGTAGTAATCTTTAGTTATATTGAGGATGCAGATTATCAGCCTAATGGCCAGCCCCCAATTTCATCCTCAACCAAGAGGATGCCCGGTGAAATCGTTTTAGCAAATGGTAAAGATGTGGCGAAGGCATCGGTTCCGCGTGCCCTAGAAACAGAGGAAATTCCGCATATTGTTGCAGATTTTCGCAATGCTGCAAGAAATGCCATAGACGCAGGTCAGTTTTACTTATGAGATTGATTTATCCCTAAATCTCGAAAGGTTTAAAGGTAAATATCTAAACAGTAGCTTTTTTCTGTGCAACATGAAATGCTGGGGTTTCCTCCTGTAACAGGGTTTGACGGCGTTGAAATCCATGGAGCTCATGGATACCTTGTGGACCAGTTCTTGAAAGACAGTGTAAACGACAGGACTGATCGCTATGGCGGAAATCTGGAGAATCGTTGCAGATTTGCTCTTGAAATTGTGGAAGCAGTGGTGGATGAAATTGGAGCAGAACGCGTGGGAATTCGGCTTTCCCCTTTTTCAGACTATTTTGACGCCTACGACTCAAATCCACAGGCCCTGGGAGTTTACATGGCTGAGGCCTTGAATAAATACAATATTTTGTATGCTCACATTGTAGAGGCAAGGTTTGAAAAGGGAGTTGGAATGGATGAGAGCCTGTTTCCCATGAGGAAAGCTTTCAAGAATACATTCATGGTAGCAGGAGGTTATGATGGTAAGGAAGGGAATAAAGCTGTTTCAAGTGGCAAGGCGGATCTGGTAGCTTATGGCAGGTTTTTTATATCTAATCCAGACCTTCCAAAGAGATTTAAGTTGAATGTGCCCCTAAATGGCTATGACAGAAGCACATTTTATCATCCTGATCCAGTGGTTGGCTACACAGACTATCCATTTCTGGAATTTTGAGTCCATTTGAGTAAAGCAAATTCGCAAATTCGCATTTTGTACGTATTAACTTTCACCTCATTCAGCTGGGCCTGAAAATTGGAATGACAGGCCATCAGATTTTTTGACCTTTTGGGAGGCTGTTCAgagatattattattaattaagtaTATTGAAGAAAAGTCATGCCTTTCCATTGATTCTTGGTCTTTTGGTACACCAGATTTTCACAGTTCAAGTTAATAATTgtagttgatttttttatttttggacgCTGTCTAGATTGGATTAAAATTAATCCATTTTGCAATATCTTGACTCATTTACATGTGTCGGTCTACGTTTAGTAATTACATCATGTATTCCTTACTGAATTTTTTGAGTTGATTTTTTTCAATAGATATTATAGAGattcttacatttatttattttatattttagaaagaaattatatatatatatatatatatatatatatatatatatatatatatatatatatatatatagttttaatcTTGTTTGTAAGGTGGATTAGGGTTGTAAATATGTTTTTTATTCAGTCTTTTATAATTATAGTTGTAAATGATATAAAGAATGTGGTTTTAAAGAATGACAAAGTAATAACCATGATAATTAAATGTTTAGAATGTAGATGTTTATTTATCTAttaattttgttgatttgcatgttacTGATATGAGAACTATAGTTTAATTGTTGACTATGTTTGTCAAGGTTTGGTTTTGCCCTTCTAGAGCAATATCTTACAACTTAGGTTAAACATGATTGGGAGCCCCCATGGTATTAAGCTTCTTGTGTTTGAAACCTTAGTAagggttttgtttttcttttttcatttaaaaatctACAAGAAGTTAATGTCCTCTTGAACCATTCTAGTTGTTGGTTCATATGCAACTCTTTTAGTTTTATCTTGGTGGATCTACAACTTTAAGACTTTCAAACAAGCCTTGCTTAAGTTCTTCAACACATTTTTTGTGAACACATTTATTTAACTCATGAGGGAATGCTCTAACTCATCAGGTGGGTTTGCAACATTTTCTACCTATTCTTCTTTCTTTAACTAGATTAGGTGGTGGAATaacaatttctttgcaaaaccatCTTTATAAGATTCCATAAGTATAAACAAGTggcaaaattgaaaaaaatgagcCAACAGTCTAGTTACCAAAGAATTTTAGTGGATCTCCTTTCTGAGTGCAACCCCTTTGATGTCTAGTTTAATTCCTTAGGTGCATAGTTTTAACATAAATTCAAGTTCATTGATGGACATCATGCTAGGGGTGCTCAAATTAGAGCTCAACTATACTAACTTAAGTTTGGTAAagaagcttccaaataaattttcaAATCCCTAAAACTTACACATTCTTTAAAGAGTGGATCGAGTATATAATTTTTACTTGTTAGTGGCTCACAAAGTTGTAAAGTTATTGCAAAAGATATTCTAGTTCATTTACACAAACACCCATTGaattttgttgagagagagaaaCTATCACAAGAATTTTGAGCAATAGGGCCAAGCTTAGGAGGAACAACATAAAGGCATACATGTAAAGCATTAGCCCACTATTAAGAATCTTAGTTTGGAATCAAAACACAAGCTTGCAATAGTCTAGAGTATCCTTAGAAGAAGTATCAAACTTTGTGAGCCACTCATGAGAAAAACTAATATACTTTATCCATAGTTTAAAACATCATCAATATAGGCAAACATTGGATTCTTTCCACACTTGGGGATTTAGAGGTAATCTCTAGTTGAAGGACCATCACCTAATTGTTTAATATATCTACAAAATCCCAATTAAAGTGTTGTCCTTTCAACTCCACAAACTTGTTCTCATAATTGTTAAAATAGAGAAAACTAGAATTATCAAGAGATATTATATTCTTGACAATGCCATTCTTGTCATAGTAGACATGGACAGGGGTAGGACCTTTTGTCAACacattctatttattcaatttaatttcaAGAAATTTTATGATTGCATCAAGTGGATTGTCGTTTTGGCCATGCTTAAAGTGTTTAAAATAATTTAGATAATTATTCAATTCTATTGTTCAAACCCATTTATTGATGTGTCTATTTGTTTCTCCATTAATGACATTAAAATTGGATATATTTTTACTACTTTGGTCCATTTGACATGACATTGTGATATATGTTTCAATCAATATCACTTTCTCTCATAGTATTATAAATAATACTATTAATTTAATTTCTAACTCTTAATTTACCCTACTAAATTATACCTTTTCAACAAAATGTCCCCCATTTTCATTGGATACATTGGCTATATATTTTCACAAATACATTCTTAGAATCCCCTTTGTTTATGACCCTCTAATTTATTTGATATTATTATCACCACTATTGTATCTAATTTTTGGACCATTAAAAGGTAAAGAATGAGTCAATAAACAACCACCCATTGTGAATTCTAACATCTACTACTATTGGGAGCAAAATCACCTAAAGATAATTTAAGTAAATGCTAGATAAAATTAAGATTATATATGTCATTGTGATTTTGTGTGTGTGATATGTTTGATTTGTGCACCCATAAGTCTTAATTTCATGATTGAAGACAATGTTATGTTGAAGTCTAGTGTCAAGATTTTAAATATCATGAATTGAAATAGAAGATTGAGACATATAATCAATTTTAAATATTCTCAAATTATTTATATAGTTGATGTATGTGAAAATATCTAGTGAATATTGATTCAATCTTGAGTTTTGAAAATGTTAGAAAGATATTGCATAAGCTAACTTCtatattttaaaaaagaaaaaatatctcAAACGCAAGATAAAAAGACATTTATCATGCAAATAACACCCTTTTATGATCATCATATTTGTGATAgagaaaaatctataaatttatgTCCGTAGTCActcaatttgatttttttgttgggtAAGCTAATGGGATAATGACTATTTTTTAGTAAGATTGGCTTGgtagagattttttttttgaattcaataTTGATTACAACTATCTTGTTCATATGAGTATCAATGTTAGACCAATACAAGCTCCTTACAAGAAAACACATTAGAAATCACATAGGGAATACCAAGAGTCactacttagaaatccacttttatTAAGTAACCACCTCCTATGGAAGACAAAATAGTCACAATTTAGGATCCCACTTTAGATTTCCCTatggggaattgaacttgggtctccacaatcaAAACCCAAtgctttaaccaattaagctcaaccctttGGACAAGTAGGGACAAATTTGGATTTTATTGAGGAGGAATAGATTAAATGCCATGCAATTTTATTTTAGGTGGGAAAAAGATAGGAATGTGAATTGGTTTGTTCTTAAACGATGCTTGATATCACTAGGATAATATTTAGCAAGTTTACCAAATTCAAGTTTTAAATTGAGTGCTATAATAATGTATTTATGACATGTACTCAAATTTGTTTACAAAAAAGGTGTGGAAGTGTAAAGCACACACTTTTATACATTATAGTAGTGTATTGAATGTAATACTTTGCGGTCTTGATTTTTCAAATGGATGGtgcattcttttattttcttgcaagttgTAATTTACATGTTAATACATCGTGCACCAAAGATAGAATGTCTTACTTAAGTAGCATCTTCCTAGCTAGATGTCATCTCTATTGTATTGTGTGTAAGCTATGTTTTTGGGAAGGGGTGTTAAATATGGGAAAACAAAGAGGGATGatcctcttttaaaaaaaaaaatgtgatttaaaagtgctttggccaaagcctagttcattgaaatagatgaattgcCAAAATTATTAATATGTTTATTTGCCATGTCCTGATAATAggacattgcatcatcatatattaTATGTGCATATAGATGTATCTGGTTGCACCAAGGTTTCCATCCTGCCATTGTTTCTAGGTATCTAGGCTCTTCATGTAGGGTCGATGGTTCTTCATGTCATGAAGGACTCCGAGGATGCATAGTTTTTTTGTGGTTGGGTAGAAAAGTGCTTGAGCCATTTTCCTGTCCTCGACTTGTAGATGACCTCATAGTTGATGGTGAGCAAGGATGATTGTTATTATAAATTGTAATACTTATTCTATTGATACTATCATGGCATGAACCTAATCATTATAATTATGTAATTTCCaatatgtatatcatatgtatatgtgCTTTATCTAGATCAAGCACTAGAACTCAAAATTATatcattatttattgatttatagAGTTATCattcattatttattgttttgatgatgtattaaatgaatatttagtttaatttatgaTATATTAAGGTTAGGGACCTTACAAGAATTATTTCAAATATCAAGACAAGACAAGTGGTAGGGGAAGAGGTAGGAATAACTTAAAAAGGAGCTTGAGAGGTAGAGGTAGAAGTAGTTTTGAATGGGGTAGTTCTAGAGAAAACAACTCTAGATGAACACACAACCAAAAGGAAGCAAGTAGATCTTAGTCTGCATTTAAAGTCAAGAAGAGTATCAACAAATCAAGTCATAAGTATAATAAAATTAATGTCAAGTGTTATTAGTGCCATAAATATGGCCATTATACCAGTGAATGTTAGAAAAAACAACATAACCAGTCAAAGCGAAGTGCAAATTTGGCTAATGAAAAGGTAGCTAAAGGTGATAAATCAAATGGCTTCATAATGTGCAACATTGGTGAGAAAGGCAACACAATAGTGTTGTAATTGGATAGTGAATGTAACAATTACATGAGTGGCAATGAAAGAATGTCAAATCTAAGTTAAATATTGGGAACAATGATATAGTTCCAGTTGTGTTAAAAGGGTCTCTTATAATTTATACCAAGAAAGGTGAGAAGAAAGAAATAGATAATGTCTAGATTTTTCTCCAGGGATTCAATGCATCCTCTTAAGAGTTGGACTACTAGTCCAAAGAAGTTACAAAGTGGGAATGTAGAATTGATAATGTGTCATATTTGACAAGAATGAGAATAATAATATTGTTGTATTAGTGTAAACGATAAATAATATAATGTTTCCCCTAAGGATATAAACTTTCTTTTAGCTTAGTCCACAACTACACCTCCTACACATGACAAGTGTACAATATGCACATTTAGGCCATTTTGACTTGTCTTTTTTCCAAGAATGATATGTTTGAAGGTTCACCAACCATTTTTGAGCCTAGTGGTAGGTGTGAATCTCGTATTTTAGGCAAACAACATAGGCAACCCTTTCAATAATGTAGATGGTAGATCGCACAAAACATAAGATAGGTTTGTGGGCTAGGATATCCTAATTTATGGTATATGTAGAGGTAGAACAAACCATTGAGATAGATTAACACCATAAAATACTCCATATGGAAAAAAGCCATCTTATGTTATATACTTGGAAGAGATCCAAAATATATATATCATACTTGTCGATGTGTTTGTTTGTTAGAGTCGACAAGGATAAATTCCACTAACCTATCcctcttgaaataaaataaaattattgaacaTATAAATTAATAATCTCACTTGGTTCGTGTATGTCAGGCCTTGAATCATAGTATGCCCTAGCTGTTCATTGTGGAGCTATTTTTACATGGGGACTTAATGTTGTGCCTTGCACCCACACAACCCATTATGTCTTTTAAGTCCTAATGGCCCACCTTCTTTtatgcttcctttctcttttcccttggaCCCTTTGTCTCTTTTCCCTTTTCGTTTGTCTTGTTTCCTTTTTGGAGACTAGGTGTTTCTATTTTAGTATCTTATAAGTATTAGCCTTGACCTGGGTACTCTTCCCATGTGTTCTCTTCACGGGCATGGAAATCAACATTTCATGTTTCATCCTCCTTGGTGAGGAAAACCCAAAATTGTAATCCCTGACACCCTAACAATGGTGATGTCTTTTCATCTCAAGCCTTGAGCTTGACAATGCCATACAAGGCATTGAAGGCAATTGGTAGGTGTTAATGATGATTTAATGCTCTTGGTAATGCATTTTAAAGGACAAATTTTCATTTTGGAGATCATTTCAACATCTACTTTATATGTATCTAATATCTTTGTGAATTTTCCGCATTGCTTATATGCTCAAGACCTCCTAATCTCATGTCCTTTCATGTTTGTTTGGTTATTTATGTTGTGTTTTCCTATTTTCGTGTGGTGTGAGCTTGTTTCATGGTCTTGTGCATGTGTGATTCCTTTGCATTCATGTGTTTTTTCTCTTGCTTTGGGTTTCTCTCTCATTGTCAAATATAGGTATGTGAAATCCCTTAGtttctttggtgttttcatgttttggattttcctttctctttttttaaattttttttttgcgtGTCCAAATGTGGCCTTTAGGGCTCTTTGTTAttctttatttgtttccttttgttCTTGTTTTTCATTTTGCCTTTGGTttcttgcatttttattttttgttctattAATCTAATTTTGTCTTGGTGCACCAATTGAGGTTGTTTATGACAATCAAACTTAAATCACACAAACTAaccaacatattaagcctagagattgccaatcaactctgagtgtttaacacttttaagcctagaagtcaaagcttagtgtgtgtgatttaagttgtCTGATTTATGACACTATCATTATGCCTTGATTAAGTCTTGGTTTACCCTTTTTAGCCTATTACATTACAATGGTAAGTGTTATGCCTTACCCACAACACCAAAAACACCATTTCTCAATGACTAATTCGACTAACTCTTTCAGGTATCAATTGTTAGGATTTTACTTTAAGAATTTTGATTattcttaaatttttatttaagATACATTCCCGACCCTTGATCACCAAAATATCCTAGTAAATCCTTAGTTGCTTAAAAGTTTATTATCTCATTCTTATCAAGCTTTCAACCTAGGTATTTTTATGCAAATCTTATAAAGGGAAAGGCTTCTCTCCGATCTTCGATTATCGATAAATTCCACAAGAGAGATTtataaaaattaaacattattggGTCTTGGTTGTTGACATTCCATCTTAAGGTTTTTAACCTTATTAATGAAAGAGGTAAGAGGGAATGTCGATTCTTGATCCTCAATTCTTGAGAAATTCCCTTGAAAAGATTTATAAACATTAAACATTGTCGGGTCTTGGTTGTTCAAATTCCATCTTAACATTTTTAACCTTGCTAATGAAAGAGGCAAGAGGGAACGCCAATTCCCGATCCTCAATGCCTCTACCACAAAAGTCCAAAGTTTGTCAGCCTTTAGGCCTTCAGTTTTTTCCATTTACAAGGTTCAAAAGGTCAGTAGAAATACCCACACCCAACCCCTTATATCACCTCATGTATTATTGGTTCTCGCTGAATGGTGTTCATTCTTAACCATTAGTTACTCAAGTATATAATGCATAGATTGTAAGATTGATCAATGAATAAATGGAAATTTTTAACAACATTGACAAGATCAAACAGTTTATGGGATCCATATTTCCTCTCCTGCTTGTTGTGCAAGGGAACCATAATAGAAAAGCGTTAAAGACCACTTGCAAAATAATATAGTTTTTATGGTAAAGGTATTCGCTGGAATATAACTTAGAAATTGTGTTGAAGGGCAAGGACAGACATGTAGAGTGGACGTGCCGGAGTGGTTATCGGGCATGACTAGAAATCATGTGGGCTTTGCCCGCGCAGGTTCGAATCCTGCCGTCCACGTCCGATTTGGGTGACTGTTTTGATTCAAAAGTGAAGTTTTGCCATTTTGTGGCTACTAACGATCCGCGGGCAGTAAAGTTTGGTCTTCGATCGAGTTAAAATGGATATGAAGAGCTTTCAGATATTGTTTACAGTCTGTAATAGTTAATAACAAAGCAGAATCATTTGGTTTTTTCAACTCTCATATATCTTAGTCTATTCAAAATGTCTGGAAAAGATTGTATGTGCTTCTGCTGGAACTGGAATTTTGGAACTAGTCATGTTTGGAAGAAATAGATCTGGTCCTGTTAAGTAGATCTAAAATTATGTTTGTGAGCTCATCTTTTAAAATTATAAGTTCAATTGCTGAGCTCATTTTTTAAAACTACAAGTTCAATTTTTTCGAAAGAATCTTGCACTTAACAGCAAGACTTGATTCCTAATAAACTCATTTGAAACCATTCAACTTTACCAGTAAACCAAAGACCCATTAACGTGAACTCAATTTTATATTCAACATGAATTAATATTCATCTTAGATCATATCGATCTCTTAATATTATTCTACGGTAATTTGAAGACCATGTGCTCTGGTTTAAAAAGATGGTGGGCTCCAGTTTGTTTTTGCAATTGTCAAACTCCATGTTAAATCATTCATTAATAAGGACCCAGCTTTGTCAATGGCGCACCAATTAACAGACAGATTTCGGAAATTATTTAAGATGTGTCGGCCACTGGTCCATTTACAATCAGATAGTGTGGCCTGACATTCAGCATTTTCTTCGCCTCCTCTTCTAGATGCTAAGTTCGTGCGTTCTGATCTCTCACATTCTTTTTGCATTTACTCAATCTCATGATCGAGTCAGATCCTATTGGGAAATGTATAGATGATAAAAGAATTTAGAAtcatttgatttgatttataaatGGGAAATAATATTGTAACCTAAACATCACATCCCGGAATCATATTCTTCTTTCATCCAATAGCCCAATAACTCATACCTACAAGTTAAACCATGCTTCTTTTcacatatatttttttataaggGAGATAGGTCGAATGGCTAATTCTGATCTAACAAGAGAGTACTACTCTGATATGGTTACGTCTATTTTGGTTCCAAAATAGATCTTTCGTACAgcatgttagcgacaggttagtcaatcgcagtcgttaattgcaaaatcgacggtgtaaaacacgcGGCATGTTAGTCAATTCGTActatcgttttggagccagaatagacgcgtccctcTATATAGAGCTCAAACTTGTAAAATATAATTGAATATCAAACACAACTCCATTTTAGAGAGGGTATGAAAACATATCAGGCCTACTTAATCAACACATTTAAGCATTATTTTCATTTTTAAGAAAGTGTAAGATGTAGCTCGATAAAGAAATGGTTGTGAAATGTGAAATATTGTCAGATTGTAATTTTCTCTTTGCTGGATAATTAAAAAATAGTGGACAATTGTTTCTATGTGGATGTAGTTCATGTTGAGTGATCCACGTTAAATCTGTCTGTGTTATTGTGGACTATTCTTTTGTCTCTTTTATTATGCATTATATTTAATATTCTTTATTACTCTAGTCTATCTAACTCTAGCAAAATTCAACATATTAAGAAAACACAATAAGTTATATGCCACTATAATTTGATTAATAAATACTAAAAGCTTTATCCTTCCTTAAATGTTGAAACAAATATCAAGATACTTTAATGTGTAATTCGAAAAATTAGATAAGGGGTATACCATTTGTAAATCATGTAAGGAAAGATAACCAAGACaatgactttttttttttgaaaagttggCTTGGTAGAGATAATTATGCATTTTTTTAAGGAAATTTACAAGGGATACATTTAATAATAAAATACATGAATAGACTCATATTCCTTTCAGTAGTTATAGATCAAATATCGATGAATTGCATTGAGATAATGATATTTAAGGGTTCTTATCCTCTTTATaagaaaatatattatatttatcccAAAAAGATCACATTCTCACTCCTTATGAAGAGATAATATGGCAAGGTATTTTTGATGCTTGGAGAACAATAATGTTTATTTATAGA from Cryptomeria japonica chromosome 3, Sugi_1.0, whole genome shotgun sequence harbors:
- the LOC131058359 gene encoding putative 12-oxophytodienoate reductase 11 isoform X2; translation: MSVECSNIGTGMAQRLIHLMTPYQMGSFTLSHRVVLAPLTRQRSYDYMPQPHAITYYTQRTTPGGLLISEAAVISETGLGSPRMPGIWTKEHVEAWKPIVSAVHDKGGIFFCQIFHTGRYSHVDYQPNGQPPISSSTKRMPGEIVLANGKDVAKASVPRALETEEIPHIVADFRNAARNAIDAGFDGVEIHGAHGYLVDQFLKDSVNDRTDRYGGNLENRCRFALEIVEAVVDEIGAERVGIRLSPFSDYFDAYDSNPQALGVYMAEALNKYNILYAHIVEARFEKGVGMDESLFPMRKAFKNTFMVAGGYDGKEGNKAVSSGKADLVAYGRFFISNPDLPKRFKLNVPLNGYDRSTFYHPDPVVGYTDYPFLEF
- the LOC131058359 gene encoding putative 12-oxophytodienoate reductase 11 isoform X1 — its product is MSVECSNIAALLVDTGTGMAQRLIHLMTPYQMGSFTLSHRVVLAPLTRQRSYDYMPQPHAITYYTQRTTPGGLLISEAAVISETGLGSPRMPGIWTKEHVEAWKPIVSAVHDKGGIFFCQIFHTGRYSHVDYQPNGQPPISSSTKRMPGEIVLANGKDVAKASVPRALETEEIPHIVADFRNAARNAIDAGFDGVEIHGAHGYLVDQFLKDSVNDRTDRYGGNLENRCRFALEIVEAVVDEIGAERVGIRLSPFSDYFDAYDSNPQALGVYMAEALNKYNILYAHIVEARFEKGVGMDESLFPMRKAFKNTFMVAGGYDGKEGNKAVSSGKADLVAYGRFFISNPDLPKRFKLNVPLNGYDRSTFYHPDPVVGYTDYPFLEF
- the LOC131058359 gene encoding 12-oxophytodienoate reductase 1 isoform X3 — protein: MAQRLIHLMTPYQMGSFTLSHRVVLAPLTRQRSYDYMPQPHAITYYTQRTTPGGLLISEAAVISETGLGSPRMPGIWTKEHVEAWKPIVSAVHDKGGIFFCQIFHTGRYSHVDYQPNGQPPISSSTKRMPGEIVLANGKDVAKASVPRALETEEIPHIVADFRNAARNAIDAGFDGVEIHGAHGYLVDQFLKDSVNDRTDRYGGNLENRCRFALEIVEAVVDEIGAERVGIRLSPFSDYFDAYDSNPQALGVYMAEALNKYNILYAHIVEARFEKGVGMDESLFPMRKAFKNTFMVAGGYDGKEGNKAVSSGKADLVAYGRFFISNPDLPKRFKLNVPLNGYDRSTFYHPDPVVGYTDYPFLEF